Proteins from a single region of Belliella baltica DSM 15883:
- a CDS encoding M15 family metallopeptidase, whose amino-acid sequence MNTKEITIFVQSWLKEKGLYHGKIDGDCGPKTLAAIDATDQIPKDWSARRKLVGMLQYVTTQFGQNPGKLDGFFGPNTQYAYENSLQIARTGNQPEIWRPEEISTKPSPWPKQYSSAFKDFYGPKGSSLVFANTPYPLKIAWNPNQQVNRFTCHAKVKDSVERIFEKVLNHYGLERIQELRLDYFGGCYNDRAIRGGTLPSMHSWAIAIDFDPINNQLRWGRDKASFAKPEYEAWWKIWEEEGWVSLGRQRNFDWMHVQAAIL is encoded by the coding sequence ATGAACACAAAAGAGATTACCATTTTTGTACAGTCTTGGCTCAAAGAAAAGGGACTGTATCATGGCAAAATTGATGGTGATTGTGGCCCAAAGACCCTCGCAGCAATAGATGCGACAGATCAAATTCCAAAAGATTGGTCAGCAAGAAGAAAACTGGTGGGCATGCTGCAATATGTGACTACACAGTTTGGACAAAATCCGGGAAAGCTTGATGGTTTTTTCGGTCCAAATACACAGTATGCCTATGAAAATAGCCTTCAGATAGCAAGAACTGGAAATCAACCTGAGATCTGGCGTCCTGAAGAAATTTCAACCAAACCAAGTCCTTGGCCAAAGCAATATTCCTCAGCTTTCAAGGATTTTTATGGCCCAAAAGGAAGCAGTTTGGTGTTTGCAAATACTCCATATCCCTTGAAAATTGCTTGGAACCCCAATCAACAAGTCAACCGATTTACATGCCATGCAAAAGTAAAAGATAGCGTGGAGCGAATTTTTGAAAAGGTTTTGAATCATTATGGCCTCGAGCGTATTCAGGAGCTTCGTTTGGATTATTTTGGAGGCTGTTACAATGATCGGGCTATCAGAGGTGGTACACTTCCAAGTATGCATAGTTGGGCTATCGCAATTGACTTTGATCCAATAAACAATCAGCTTCGCTGGGGAAGAGATAAAGCAAGCTTCGCTAAACCTGAATATGAAGCTTGGTGGAAAATTTGGGAAGAAGAAGGCTGGGTAAGCTTGGGAAGGCAAAGAAATTTTGACTGGATGCATGTTCAAGCTGCAATTTTGTAA
- a CDS encoding dicarboxylate/amino acid:cation symporter, translating to MFKKIPLHTQIIAGLVLGLIFGLVIVQFGISPDFTVDYIKPIGTIFINALKMIAVPLVLASLIVGVSNLGDISKLSRIGGKTIFAYLITTVIAITLGLLLVNFFEPGEQLPQETRDKLMTQFDAAAGSKASDAAAIRDAGPLQPIIDIVPENLIAAAADNGSMLQVVFFAIIAGIALLQIPKDKAKTFTDFFDALNDVIIKIVEYIMMIAPYGVFALMASLIVDIAGENPESAVELLLALLKYTLVVMGGLFLIIVGVYSLMLKAFTKIPFKDFILALRPAMLLGFSTSSSSATLPVTMKLVEEELGVSEEVSSFVLPLGATINMNGTSLYQAVAAVFIAQALGMDLTLSQQLTIVLTATLAAIGSAGVPGAGLIMLIIVLEAIGVPGAGVALIIAPDRILDMFRTVVNITGDAAVCVTVASTEGEMPARLIRDANPFTANVEEMEDK from the coding sequence ATGTTCAAAAAAATACCATTACATACCCAGATCATCGCTGGATTGGTTTTAGGTCTAATTTTCGGTTTGGTGATTGTCCAATTCGGTATTTCTCCGGATTTCACGGTTGATTACATCAAGCCAATTGGGACGATTTTTATCAATGCTTTGAAAATGATTGCTGTCCCACTAGTTTTGGCATCACTGATTGTGGGTGTTTCTAATTTGGGTGATATTTCCAAACTGTCAAGAATTGGCGGTAAAACTATTTTTGCCTATTTGATCACTACAGTAATTGCCATTACTTTAGGTTTGCTTTTAGTTAATTTTTTCGAACCAGGAGAACAATTACCTCAAGAAACTAGAGATAAATTAATGACTCAATTTGATGCAGCTGCTGGCTCAAAAGCCAGTGATGCAGCCGCTATAAGAGACGCTGGACCATTACAACCCATTATTGATATCGTTCCAGAAAACCTAATTGCTGCTGCAGCGGATAATGGAAGTATGCTTCAGGTTGTTTTCTTTGCTATTATTGCGGGAATTGCTTTGCTACAAATACCAAAAGACAAAGCAAAAACATTCACAGATTTTTTTGATGCCTTAAATGATGTTATTATAAAGATTGTAGAATACATCATGATGATTGCACCATACGGTGTCTTTGCTTTAATGGCCTCCTTAATAGTAGATATTGCTGGAGAAAATCCAGAGTCTGCCGTTGAGTTGCTTTTAGCTCTTTTGAAATATACCCTTGTAGTGATGGGAGGATTATTTTTAATCATTGTGGGTGTTTATTCATTGATGCTTAAGGCATTTACTAAAATCCCTTTCAAAGACTTTATATTGGCGCTAAGACCTGCCATGCTGTTAGGATTTTCTACTTCATCAAGTTCCGCTACCCTTCCAGTAACCATGAAATTGGTAGAAGAAGAATTAGGTGTATCAGAAGAAGTCAGCAGTTTTGTCCTGCCTCTAGGTGCTACGATCAATATGAATGGTACAAGTTTGTATCAAGCAGTGGCGGCAGTTTTTATTGCACAGGCCCTGGGAATGGATCTTACCCTTTCACAGCAATTGACAATAGTCTTGACAGCAACTTTGGCTGCCATTGGATCTGCTGGAGTGCCTGGCGCTGGATTGATCATGCTAATAATCGTATTGGAAGCCATCGGTGTTCCAGGTGCAGGTGTCGCCTTAATTATTGCACCAGATAGAATTCTAGATATGTTCAGAACAGTAGTCAACATTACTGGGGATGCGGCTGTATGTGTGACGGTAGCTTCTACGGAAGGTGAGATGCCAGCAAGACTTATTAGAGATGCTAATCCATTCACTGCGAATGTTGAAGAAATGGAAGATAAATAA
- the aroC gene encoding chorismate synthase: MGNSFGKLFKISTFGESHGKGLGVIIDGCPAGLEIDEAFIRNEMQRRKPGQSKITTQRKEEDEFQILSGVFEGKSTGTPIGMVIMNTDQKSKDYGHIADKYRPSHADFTYQEKYGIRDYRGGGRSSARETSARVAAGAIAKMLLKHFGISIQAYVSQVGDLKLDKSYQELNLDQTEENIIRCPDPEMAEKMIDFIDDVRKSRDTVGGIVSCVIKGVPAGLGEPVFDRLNAELGKAMLSINAVKGFEYGSGFEGVKMRGSEHNDAFYTEGDKVRTRTNHSGGIQGGISNGEDIYFNVAFKPVATIMIDQESVNEAGDSVTVSGKGRHDPCVVPRAVPIVEAMGALVLADYLLISRANKL, from the coding sequence ATGGGTAATTCATTTGGGAAACTATTTAAAATAAGTACTTTCGGTGAGTCTCACGGAAAGGGCTTGGGTGTAATTATAGATGGCTGTCCGGCAGGATTGGAAATTGATGAAGCATTTATCAGGAATGAAATGCAACGCAGAAAACCGGGACAGTCAAAGATTACAACCCAAAGAAAGGAAGAAGACGAGTTTCAGATTCTATCTGGGGTATTTGAAGGAAAGAGCACCGGCACGCCCATTGGTATGGTTATCATGAATACTGACCAAAAAAGTAAAGATTATGGTCATATCGCAGATAAATACAGACCTTCACATGCTGACTTCACCTATCAAGAAAAATATGGAATTCGAGATTATAGAGGTGGCGGAAGGAGTAGTGCTAGGGAAACATCCGCTAGAGTAGCAGCTGGAGCTATAGCCAAAATGTTATTGAAGCATTTCGGAATCAGCATCCAAGCTTACGTCAGCCAAGTTGGTGATTTGAAACTCGATAAATCATATCAGGAACTGAATCTTGACCAAACTGAAGAAAATATTATCAGATGTCCTGATCCAGAGATGGCAGAAAAGATGATCGACTTCATCGATGATGTTCGAAAATCAAGAGATACAGTTGGTGGTATAGTTTCATGCGTCATCAAAGGTGTTCCTGCAGGGCTTGGAGAGCCTGTATTCGACAGGCTAAATGCAGAACTTGGAAAAGCGATGCTAAGTATCAATGCTGTAAAGGGCTTTGAATATGGAAGTGGATTTGAAGGAGTGAAAATGCGAGGTTCGGAACATAATGACGCGTTTTACACAGAAGGCGACAAAGTAAGAACACGTACCAATCACAGTGGCGGAATCCAAGGTGGAATCTCCAATGGAGAGGACATTTATTTCAATGTCGCCTTCAAACCTGTAGCTACCATCATGATTGATCAAGAATCAGTAAACGAAGCTGGTGATTCTGTGACTGTTTCCGGAAAGGGAAGACATGACCCATGCGTTGTACCAAGAGCAGTTCCAATTGTAGAAGCCATGGGAGCTTTGGTTTTGGCAGATTACCTCCTCATTAGCAGGGCAAATAAATTGTAA
- a CDS encoding BatD family protein, translating to MNRTTATWILVFIFCLISPIIIAQEVNIELGPDEIALNETFTIKVTISNDKIKSYDQFPDIPGFQKQGISQSSSMNIVNGQMSSSSSIIQYYKPSRKGEYRLNNFSIKINGNDFSSSGKTIAVVDARAAQRQTNAFDPFDEMFGNSREEPEFIEIDDEAFFATSVDKGEVFVGEAINVSLAFYMAESNQAPFQFYEPGRQLDGILKKLKPSNAWEENFNITNIQPERVSINGKNWVKYKVYEATFFPFSEGEITIPPISWEMIKYKVAKNPTFFGNNRLEDYKTFYSAAKSIKVKPLPPHPLRNEVSVGVFQLRENIKTLNAETGEGITYNFGISGEGNINSISKPKTNQIQKLNTYDPNVRQQVNRGMGKVTGIKEFSYYLTVNEPGKVNLSDHFEWIYFNPNLAKYDTLRPQAILSITGESKVNQAISNQRLGGIYDLIEVENNKLSNQRYKYYFSIFINLLLAVSVILIAVLIMKKR from the coding sequence ATGAATAGAACGACTGCCACTTGGATTCTGGTATTTATTTTCTGCTTAATTTCCCCAATAATTATTGCACAAGAAGTGAATATTGAACTAGGGCCAGATGAAATCGCTCTCAATGAAACTTTCACTATTAAGGTAACAATTTCTAACGATAAGATAAAATCTTACGATCAATTTCCAGACATTCCTGGTTTCCAAAAACAAGGAATCTCACAATCTTCTTCAATGAATATTGTCAATGGACAAATGAGCAGCAGCAGCAGCATAATTCAGTACTATAAACCCAGTAGAAAAGGAGAGTATAGGTTGAATAATTTCAGCATCAAAATCAATGGAAATGATTTTTCTTCAAGTGGAAAGACAATTGCCGTAGTTGATGCCCGTGCTGCTCAGAGACAGACCAATGCTTTTGATCCTTTTGATGAAATGTTTGGCAATTCAAGAGAAGAGCCAGAATTTATAGAAATTGATGATGAAGCATTTTTTGCTACCTCTGTGGACAAGGGTGAGGTTTTCGTAGGAGAAGCTATTAATGTGAGTCTTGCATTTTATATGGCTGAATCAAATCAGGCACCATTTCAATTTTATGAGCCTGGAAGACAGCTTGATGGTATTCTTAAAAAACTCAAACCTAGCAATGCTTGGGAAGAAAATTTCAATATTACCAATATTCAGCCAGAACGTGTCAGCATCAATGGTAAAAACTGGGTGAAGTATAAAGTTTACGAAGCAACATTTTTCCCATTTTCAGAAGGAGAAATAACCATCCCACCCATCTCTTGGGAAATGATCAAATATAAGGTAGCAAAGAACCCTACATTTTTTGGTAACAATAGACTAGAGGACTACAAGACCTTCTATTCTGCTGCCAAATCCATCAAAGTCAAACCACTTCCTCCACACCCTTTAAGAAACGAGGTCAGTGTAGGTGTTTTTCAATTGAGGGAAAATATCAAAACACTCAATGCTGAGACTGGAGAGGGGATAACCTACAATTTTGGCATCAGTGGTGAAGGTAATATCAACTCTATTTCCAAACCAAAAACAAATCAAATCCAAAAATTAAATACCTATGACCCAAATGTAAGACAGCAAGTGAATCGAGGCATGGGAAAAGTGACAGGTATCAAAGAATTTAGCTACTATTTAACCGTAAATGAGCCAGGTAAAGTCAATCTGTCAGATCACTTTGAGTGGATTTATTTTAACCCTAATTTGGCTAAATATGATACGCTTCGTCCCCAGGCAATTTTAAGTATCACGGGAGAATCTAAGGTAAATCAAGCCATTTCCAACCAACGCTTAGGTGGAATTTATGATTTGATTGAAGTAGAGAACAATAAACTTTCAAACCAACGATATAAATACTATTTTTCGATCTTTATCAATCTATTGTTGGCAGTATCAGTAATACTAATTGCTGTCTTGATCATGAAAAAGAGATAA
- the queG gene encoding tRNA epoxyqueuosine(34) reductase QueG — protein sequence MIKTQAKNLGFDFCGIAKAEFLEDEAPKLEAWLNQNYHGQMAYLANHFDKRLDPTKLVDGAKTVVSLIYNYFPESTLPESPSDLKIAKYAYGKDYHFVIKDKLNTLLQNLQEEIGEIGGRAFVDSAPVMERQWAQKAGLGWTGKNSLLLNKKMGSFFFLAELIIDLEVAPDLPMTIDYCGTCTKCVDACPTDAIVGSGVVDGSRCISYFTIELKEQIPYEVKGKFENWIFGCDICQDVCPWNRFSKPHQEAEFLPHPDLQQMKRKDWEEITAETFNRVFQKSAVKRTKLEGLIRNIDFVKK from the coding sequence ATGATTAAGACCCAGGCCAAAAACCTGGGCTTTGACTTTTGTGGAATCGCCAAGGCCGAATTTTTAGAAGATGAGGCGCCAAAGCTTGAAGCTTGGCTCAACCAAAACTATCATGGTCAGATGGCTTATCTAGCCAATCATTTTGATAAAAGACTAGACCCAACCAAACTCGTGGATGGAGCAAAAACAGTGGTCAGCCTTATTTACAATTACTTCCCCGAATCAACACTTCCTGAAAGCCCTTCAGATCTGAAAATTGCCAAATATGCTTATGGGAAAGATTATCACTTTGTCATCAAAGACAAATTGAACACCCTCCTTCAAAATCTACAAGAGGAAATTGGAGAGATTGGTGGTAGAGCCTTCGTAGATTCAGCTCCTGTGATGGAGCGACAATGGGCACAAAAAGCGGGGTTAGGTTGGACAGGAAAAAACAGTCTGCTATTGAATAAGAAAATGGGTAGTTTTTTCTTTTTGGCAGAGCTGATCATAGACCTTGAAGTAGCTCCTGACTTGCCAATGACAATCGACTACTGCGGTACCTGTACCAAGTGCGTTGATGCTTGTCCTACGGATGCCATTGTAGGATCAGGGGTAGTGGATGGATCTAGATGTATTTCTTACTTTACGATCGAACTCAAAGAACAAATTCCATATGAAGTGAAAGGAAAGTTTGAGAATTGGATTTTTGGATGTGACATCTGTCAGGATGTATGCCCTTGGAATAGGTTTTCAAAACCACATCAGGAGGCGGAATTTTTGCCACACCCAGATTTACAACAAATGAAAAGAAAAGACTGGGAAGAAATCACAGCTGAAACATTTAATCGAGTTTTTCAAAAATCAGCAGTAAAAAGAACAAAATTGGAAGGATTGATCAGAAATATAGATTTCGTCAAAAAATAA
- the ruvB gene encoding Holliday junction branch migration DNA helicase RuvB encodes MREDYLSGDSEHLSSTDKEIEKALRPLSFDDFTGQYKIVENLKIFVLAAKRRQEPLDHVLLHGPPGLGKTTLSNIIANELNAGIKITSGPVLDKPSDLAGLLTNLEEGDVLFIDEIHRLNPIVEEYLYSAMEDFRIDIMLDSGPNARSVQISLSPFTLIGATTRSGLLTSPLRARFGINSRLEYYDAKLLTTIVIRSASILQTPIDEVAAYEIARRSRGTPRIANMLLRRTRDFAEIKGNGTITLDIAKFALNALDVDENGLDEMDNRILMTIIEKFKGGPVGLSTIATACGEEAETIEEVYEPFLIQEGYLKRTARGRMATELAYKHLKVKPNFGGETGSLFS; translated from the coding sequence ATGAGAGAGGATTATTTGAGTGGAGATAGTGAACACTTGAGTTCTACGGACAAAGAAATTGAAAAGGCGCTTCGCCCCTTGAGTTTCGATGACTTTACAGGACAATATAAGATAGTTGAGAATTTGAAGATCTTCGTTTTGGCAGCAAAAAGAAGACAAGAACCACTCGACCACGTGCTTCTCCATGGCCCTCCAGGACTTGGAAAGACTACTTTGAGTAATATCATTGCCAATGAACTGAATGCAGGGATCAAAATCACATCAGGACCAGTATTGGATAAGCCTTCTGATTTGGCAGGTTTGTTGACTAATTTAGAAGAAGGTGATGTACTTTTTATAGATGAGATACATAGGCTCAACCCCATTGTAGAAGAGTATCTCTATTCTGCCATGGAAGATTTTCGGATTGATATTATGCTTGATTCAGGTCCCAATGCAAGGTCTGTTCAGATTTCACTCAGCCCATTTACACTCATAGGGGCTACGACAAGATCAGGTTTATTGACGTCTCCTCTTCGCGCTCGCTTTGGAATCAACTCACGATTAGAATATTATGATGCAAAACTGCTCACCACGATTGTCATTCGGTCAGCAAGCATATTACAAACTCCAATAGATGAAGTTGCTGCATATGAAATTGCAAGAAGGAGCCGTGGAACACCAAGGATTGCAAATATGCTTCTTCGAAGGACTCGAGATTTTGCAGAAATCAAAGGTAATGGAACCATAACATTGGACATTGCTAAGTTTGCACTCAACGCATTAGATGTGGATGAAAATGGTTTGGACGAAATGGACAACAGAATATTGATGACAATTATCGAAAAATTCAAAGGAGGTCCTGTTGGATTGAGCACCATTGCTACAGCATGTGGGGAAGAAGCTGAAACCATTGAGGAAGTTTACGAGCCATTCTTGATACAAGAAGGCTATCTCAAGAGAACAGCTAGAGGAAGAATGGCTACAGAACTTGCCTACAAGCACCTCAAGGTCAAGCCAAATTTTGGAGGAGAGACAGGTAGCTTATTTTCATAA
- a CDS encoding FAD:protein FMN transferase has protein sequence MRSNANKNIIYSIILLLLVAIVYLYRQNQQKPVEQVVEVSTGKVTFSGNTMGTSYRIVYLDQEERDFKNEVDSILVVFNESLSTYIPNSEISRFNRADTLFFELPYFLPVLETGKAVFEQTSGAFDPTVAPLVNLWGFGPSGPQLKDSVNIDAMLRLVDYSSIQFDEEKVWKLKKDVNLDFSAIAKGYGVDVITTFLSEKGIQNMLVEIGGELVAKGVNEEGELWKVGINRPEEDASANELYSIVALENQGMATSGNYRNYYEVDGLKISHTIDPKTGRPVNHGLLSATVLAENCMRADAIATSLMVMGTEKAIELQKNSDFEIFLIYSGENGSLKSYASERLKPFLSFTVEN, from the coding sequence ATGCGTAGCAATGCGAATAAGAATATAATTTATTCGATTATTCTCCTTCTTTTGGTAGCGATTGTTTATTTATATAGACAAAATCAGCAAAAGCCTGTTGAGCAAGTCGTTGAGGTTTCTACTGGTAAAGTGACTTTTTCAGGAAATACCATGGGTACTTCCTATAGGATTGTCTATTTGGATCAAGAAGAAAGAGATTTTAAAAATGAAGTAGATTCAATCTTGGTCGTTTTCAATGAATCCCTTTCTACATATATTCCAAATTCAGAGATCAGTAGATTTAATCGAGCAGATACTTTATTTTTTGAATTACCTTATTTTTTACCAGTATTGGAAACAGGAAAAGCTGTATTTGAACAAACATCAGGAGCATTCGACCCAACGGTAGCACCACTTGTGAATCTTTGGGGATTTGGTCCAAGTGGGCCTCAATTGAAAGATAGTGTGAATATAGACGCAATGCTGAGGTTGGTGGATTATTCATCTATTCAGTTTGACGAAGAGAAAGTCTGGAAACTAAAGAAAGATGTGAATCTCGATTTTTCGGCAATAGCCAAAGGGTATGGAGTGGATGTGATAACAACTTTTCTTTCTGAGAAAGGCATTCAAAATATGCTGGTAGAAATTGGAGGTGAACTCGTTGCAAAAGGGGTCAATGAAGAAGGGGAGCTCTGGAAAGTTGGAATCAATAGACCGGAAGAAGATGCAAGTGCCAATGAACTCTATAGCATTGTTGCACTAGAAAATCAAGGAATGGCAACCTCAGGAAATTATAGAAACTACTATGAAGTAGATGGATTGAAAATCTCCCATACTATCGATCCGAAAACCGGGAGACCCGTGAATCATGGTTTGTTAAGCGCAACTGTTCTTGCTGAGAATTGCATGAGAGCAGATGCAATAGCTACGTCATTGATGGTGATGGGAACAGAAAAGGCAATTGAATTACAGAAAAATTCTGACTTTGAGATTTTTCTGATTTATAGTGGTGAAAATGGAAGTCTGAAGTCCTATGCAAGTGAAAGATTGAAGCCGTTTTTGTCTTTTACTGTTGAAAATTAA